A single window of Nicotiana sylvestris chromosome 5, ASM39365v2, whole genome shotgun sequence DNA harbors:
- the LOC138868273 gene encoding uncharacterized protein codes for MGGMRPTNNMAPYPRPQGYNNQQQGYPPPQQQHGGRQENGFTRLEAMMQQVFGSNAKINERVMHMTQQSKILKHQINPKDQGPKQLMAVSLRNGRDLDVEQERARENIQAETFITVPIELDESTILTEVTVQPAQEDKNIQQETEKVAEPVEEPVVEIEFDKEKSQVIGKKRPPAPFPQRLAKHQKEEQYKKFFEMLKQIQLNIPLIEALKEMPGYAKMMKDLMSRKFDFQDLATVTLTQTCSAVVTRPIAEKLSDPGSFTVPCTIGNFAFAKALCDLGAVST; via the exons atgggaggtatgagacctaccaacaatatggcaccttatcCAAGGCCACAGGGGTACAACAATCAGCAGCAAGGGTATCCCCCACCTCAGCAACAACATGGTGGAAGGCAAGAAAATGGGTTCACGAGACTtgaagcaatgatgcagcaggtttttgggtccaatgcaaaaataaatgaaagagtaATGCACATGACGCAGCAATCAAAAATATTGAA acaccagattaatccaaaagatcaaggcccaaagCAGCTGATGGCGGTAAGTCTCCGTAATGGCAGGGATCTAGATGTAGAACAAGAGAGAGCTCGAGAAAATATACAGGCTGAGACATTCATTacagtgcccattgagctggatgagtcTACGATACTGACAGAAGTGACAGTCCAGCCTGCTCAGGAAGACAAGAACATTCAGCAGGAGACCGAGAAAGTAGCTGAGCCAGTTGAAGAGCCAGTAGTTGAAATAGAATTTGATAAAGAGAAGTCCCAagtgattgggaagaagagacctcctgcaCCCTTTCCACAGAGGCTGGCCAAGCATCAAAAGGAGGAGCAGTATAAAAAGTTCTTTGAAATGCTCAAACAAATCCAgttaaatattccattgattgaagctttaaaggagatgcctgggtacgcaaaaatgatgaaggacttgatgtcccggaAATTTGATTTTCAAGACTTGGCTACGGTTACACTTACTCAGAcctgtagtgcagtggtgacGAGACCTATTGCTGAAAAGCTGTCTGATCCAGGTAGCTTTACAgttccatgcactattgggaatTTTGCCTTTGCTAAGGCGCTCTGTGATTTAggggctgtgagcacgtga